From Flavobacterium alkalisoli, the proteins below share one genomic window:
- a CDS encoding BaiN/RdsA family NAD(P)/FAD-dependent oxidoreductase, which yields MSKSFDVVIAGGGAAGFFTAINIAEANPKLKIAILERGKEVLSKVRISGGGRCNVTHACFIPNDLVKFYPRGERELKGPFNRFCSGDTIEWFEKHGVELKIEEDGRMFPVTDSSQTIIDCFMEATRKQGIQVLTGESIQTIYKAEDYWKIDTQKDTFLAAKLVMTTGSNPKMWDMMQELGHTIVPPVPSLFTFNIKDLRIKDLMGVSALASVKVKGTKLNATGPLLITHWGMSGPGILRVSAWGARELFDKNYQFTLQVNWLNDIGHEECEEVLRDLKQEQPKKTVAKYCPFDFPNRLWQSLVNAAGISPEARWADVSKTQLLALVGQLVNAEFKVNGKSTFKEEFVTAGGIELKEVNFKTMESKMQKDLYFAGEILNIDAITGGFNFQNAWTGGYIVAHSVLEDF from the coding sequence ATGAGTAAGAGTTTTGATGTAGTTATTGCCGGTGGGGGTGCTGCCGGATTTTTTACAGCTATAAATATAGCAGAAGCCAATCCTAAGCTTAAAATAGCCATACTGGAAAGAGGAAAGGAAGTACTCAGTAAAGTGCGTATTTCCGGTGGTGGCAGGTGTAATGTTACGCATGCGTGTTTTATACCTAATGACCTTGTTAAGTTTTACCCGAGAGGGGAAAGGGAACTTAAAGGTCCTTTTAACCGTTTTTGTTCGGGAGATACTATTGAGTGGTTTGAAAAACATGGTGTAGAACTTAAGATAGAAGAAGACGGAAGAATGTTCCCGGTTACCGACAGTTCCCAAACCATTATAGACTGTTTTATGGAAGCTACCAGGAAACAGGGAATACAGGTACTTACAGGAGAAAGCATTCAAACTATATACAAGGCAGAAGACTACTGGAAAATAGACACCCAAAAAGATACTTTTCTTGCTGCCAAGCTGGTAATGACAACCGGCAGCAATCCTAAAATGTGGGATATGATGCAGGAACTGGGTCATACTATAGTGCCGCCTGTTCCTTCGTTGTTTACTTTTAATATAAAAGATCTGCGTATAAAAGACCTTATGGGGGTGTCGGCACTGGCATCTGTTAAGGTAAAAGGTACTAAGCTAAATGCTACCGGCCCGTTGCTTATTACTCATTGGGGCATGAGTGGCCCGGGTATATTAAGGGTGTCGGCTTGGGGTGCCCGGGAACTGTTTGATAAAAACTATCAGTTTACATTACAAGTTAACTGGCTTAATGATATTGGCCATGAGGAGTGTGAAGAGGTACTCAGGGATTTAAAACAGGAACAGCCTAAAAAGACAGTGGCAAAATACTGTCCGTTCGATTTTCCTAACCGTTTATGGCAAAGCCTGGTCAATGCTGCCGGAATTTCACCGGAAGCACGTTGGGCCGACGTTTCCAAAACACAGCTACTGGCATTGGTAGGCCAATTGGTTAATGCCGAATTTAAGGTTAACGGAAAGAGCACCTTTAAGGAAGAGTTTGTAACAGCAGGTGGAATAGAACTTAAGGAAGTGAACTTTAAGACCATGGAAAGCAAGATGCAAAAGGACCTTTATTTTGCGGGTGAGATACTTAATATTGATGCAATAACCGGAGGATTTAACTTTCAAAATGCATGGACAGGGGGCTATATCGTGGCACACTCTGTTTTAGAGGATTTCTAA
- a CDS encoding alpha-amylase family glycosyl hydrolase: MKKTILLGIFLAAFISCKEGNKQEEAKAESAALAPVSDAMMENSVIYEANIRNYSPEGTFNAFTKDIPELKKLGVKVIWLMPIYPISMKNRKTTDGRMVEDIKDPAERAKYLGSYYAISDYTAINPDLGTLQDFQNLVNTAHNNGMYVILDWVANHTGWDHKWITEHPEYYHKNAKGEVTDPLNPETGESWGWTDVAHLDYTSKALYEPMKNEMLYWVKEQNVDGFRCDVADNVPTEFWQFAVPKLNEVKPVFMLMESNKPYLFNGIFDMGYGWEAHHLMNDIAQGKKNVSDWDALMEKQAKEYKKEDIWMNFTSNHDENSWNGTEYERMGDAAELFAALTYTMPGMPLIYTGQEYDFNRRLKFFEKDEITHSKGKMFKVYEKLGELKNSNEALNGGKQPADYNRITTSMDKNILAFAREKDGEKVVFVGNLTKEPQSFTLPVEGNFTNYVTGEKVQLAPGQEQKFGPWEYWVLTK, encoded by the coding sequence ATGAAGAAAACAATTCTTTTAGGGATTTTCCTTGCGGCTTTTATAAGCTGTAAAGAAGGGAACAAACAGGAAGAGGCTAAAGCAGAATCTGCGGCCCTTGCTCCGGTAAGTGATGCCATGATGGAGAATAGCGTTATTTATGAGGCTAATATCCGTAACTACTCTCCGGAAGGGACTTTTAACGCATTTACTAAAGATATTCCTGAACTTAAAAAGCTTGGGGTAAAGGTAATTTGGCTTATGCCTATTTATCCTATTTCCATGAAAAACAGGAAAACTACAGACGGGCGTATGGTAGAGGATATTAAAGACCCTGCTGAGCGTGCAAAGTATTTGGGTAGCTATTATGCTATCTCTGATTATACTGCCATAAACCCGGATTTAGGGACGCTGCAGGATTTCCAGAATCTGGTAAACACGGCTCATAACAATGGGATGTATGTAATACTGGACTGGGTAGCTAACCATACAGGTTGGGATCATAAATGGATTACCGAGCACCCTGAGTACTATCATAAAAATGCAAAAGGAGAGGTGACCGATCCGCTTAATCCTGAAACGGGAGAAAGCTGGGGTTGGACAGATGTAGCCCATTTAGACTATACAAGCAAAGCGCTGTATGAGCCGATGAAAAATGAGATGCTGTACTGGGTAAAAGAACAAAATGTTGATGGCTTCCGTTGTGATGTGGCAGATAACGTGCCTACTGAGTTTTGGCAGTTTGCAGTGCCTAAGCTAAATGAGGTTAAGCCTGTATTTATGCTTATGGAATCTAACAAACCATACCTGTTCAATGGTATTTTCGATATGGGGTATGGTTGGGAAGCACACCACTTAATGAATGACATTGCCCAGGGCAAAAAGAATGTATCCGACTGGGATGCCCTTATGGAAAAGCAGGCTAAGGAGTATAAAAAGGAAGATATATGGATGAACTTTACTTCCAATCATGATGAAAACTCTTGGAACGGTACTGAATATGAAAGAATGGGTGATGCTGCCGAACTTTTTGCTGCATTAACCTATACCATGCCGGGGATGCCGCTTATTTATACGGGTCAGGAATATGACTTTAACCGTCGTCTTAAATTTTTTGAAAAAGACGAGATTACCCATTCAAAAGGTAAGATGTTTAAGGTGTATGAAAAGTTAGGTGAGCTTAAAAACAGTAATGAAGCATTAAACGGAGGTAAACAGCCTGCTGACTATAACAGGATTACAACCTCAATGGATAAAAATATTCTTGCTTTCGCAAGAGAAAAAGATGGTGAAAAAGTAGTTTTTGTAGGTAATCTTACTAAGGAGCCGCAAAGCTTTACACTTCCTGTAGAGGGTAATTTTACCAATTATGTTACGGGAGAGAAAGTGCAGCTGGCTCCGGGTCAGGAACAAAAATTTGGTCCCTGGGAGTATTGGGTACTAACAAAATAA
- a CDS encoding glycoside hydrolase family 13 protein, producing the protein MKKIFYLLVFSCTFAFAQADRVEPPFWWSGMHNPELQIMFYGKNIAQYQPVCNGVVINNVIKTENPNYVFVTVDTKGVPAGELVFDFKNNKNKTAFTQKYTLKNRREGSSQRDSFDSSDVIYLLMPDRFANGNPDNDTSKALNEKGDRSLPGGRHGGDIEGIIKNLDYLDELGATAVWSTPLCEDNDKGYSYHGYGQSDVYKIDARYGTNEDYARLSAELKKRDMKLIMDYVTNHWGAEHWMYKDLPTYNWIHQFPGYSQSNYRMTTQFDPNASQTDARQCMDGWFVPSMPDLDQSNPLVLNYLTQNAIWWIEYADLDGFRVDTYSYNDKEGIAKWTKAITDEYPNFNIVGEVWMHDQAQMAYWQKDSKIAAIQSYNSYLPSVMDFTLHDAIGGVFNEDQSGWDAGMQRVYDNFTNDFLYPDINNILVFMENHDTGRFNEIYKGDINKYKMALTLIATVRGIPQIYYGSEIGMAGDKGKGDADIRRDFPGGWDGDSNNAFTKSGRTAQQQQFFDFTSKLLNWRKNKDVIHNGKTTHYLPDNNVYVYFRYNTKESVMVVMNNSNESRTFGTIRFADNIKNYTTGTDVLTGKKVNLANEISMEPKSVMVLELK; encoded by the coding sequence ATGAAAAAAATATTTTACCTATTAGTCTTTAGCTGCACTTTTGCCTTTGCTCAGGCAGACAGGGTAGAGCCGCCTTTTTGGTGGAGTGGTATGCATAATCCTGAACTGCAGATTATGTTTTACGGAAAGAATATAGCGCAGTATCAACCTGTTTGTAACGGGGTGGTTATTAACAACGTAATAAAGACCGAAAATCCAAACTATGTTTTTGTGACTGTTGACACTAAAGGTGTTCCTGCCGGAGAGCTTGTTTTCGATTTTAAGAACAATAAGAACAAAACAGCTTTCACTCAGAAATATACACTTAAAAACAGAAGGGAAGGCTCGTCGCAAAGGGACAGTTTTGATTCTTCGGATGTAATTTACCTGTTAATGCCCGATCGTTTTGCAAACGGAAATCCTGATAACGATACCAGTAAAGCCCTAAATGAGAAAGGCGACAGGAGCCTGCCGGGTGGCCGTCATGGGGGAGATATAGAGGGAATAATAAAAAACCTTGATTACCTTGATGAGCTGGGTGCTACGGCTGTATGGAGCACACCACTTTGTGAGGATAACGATAAAGGTTATTCCTATCATGGTTACGGTCAAAGTGATGTGTATAAAATAGATGCAAGGTATGGTACCAATGAAGATTATGCGCGCCTTTCGGCAGAGCTGAAAAAGCGTGATATGAAACTTATCATGGATTATGTTACCAATCACTGGGGGGCTGAACACTGGATGTATAAGGATTTACCGACTTACAACTGGATTCATCAGTTTCCGGGGTATTCGCAATCCAATTACAGGATGACAACCCAGTTTGATCCTAATGCCTCACAAACCGATGCAAGGCAGTGTATGGACGGCTGGTTTGTGCCTTCAATGCCCGATTTAGATCAGTCGAACCCTTTAGTGCTTAACTATCTTACCCAAAATGCTATCTGGTGGATTGAGTATGCCGATTTAGATGGTTTCCGTGTGGATACTTATTCTTATAACGACAAGGAAGGCATTGCTAAATGGACAAAAGCCATTACCGATGAGTATCCTAACTTTAATATTGTTGGTGAGGTATGGATGCACGATCAGGCGCAAATGGCCTATTGGCAAAAGGACAGTAAGATTGCGGCTATACAAAGCTATAACTCTTACCTGCCAAGTGTAATGGACTTTACCCTGCACGATGCCATAGGCGGAGTGTTTAACGAAGACCAATCCGGCTGGGATGCGGGTATGCAAAGGGTATATGATAATTTTACGAACGACTTTTTATATCCTGATATCAACAACATCCTGGTATTTATGGAAAACCATGATACAGGCCGCTTTAATGAGATCTATAAAGGGGATATCAATAAATACAAAATGGCACTTACACTTATTGCTACCGTACGCGGTATTCCGCAAATTTACTACGGCAGTGAAATAGGTATGGCAGGAGATAAGGGGAAAGGTGATGCAGATATCCGCAGGGATTTCCCGGGTGGATGGGATGGCGACAGCAATAATGCCTTTACAAAATCAGGGCGTACTGCACAGCAGCAACAATTCTTTGACTTTACATCTAAACTTCTAAACTGGAGAAAAAATAAGGATGTTATCCATAACGGTAAAACCACACACTACCTGCCGGACAATAACGTATATGTATATTTTAGGTATAATACTAAGGAAAGTGTAATGGTAGTAATGAATAACAGCAATGAATCCAGGACTTTTGGTACAATTCGCTTTGCAGACAACATTAAAAATTACACAACAGGAACCGATGTACTAACCGGTAAAAAGGTAAATCTTGCTAACGAAATTAGCATGGAACCAAAATCGGTTATGGTACTGGAACTAAAATAA
- a CDS encoding glycerophosphodiester phosphodiesterase — MAQILKIGHRGSKAHVPENTLASFQNALDMGVDGLELDVHVCSTGELVVIHDFTVDRTTNGTGEVHKMTLAELKELKVEGGHKIPTLEEVLELAGKKCFLNIELKGRHTAAPVSALMEKYVAEKGFSYNDFIVSSFQREELMIMYNSNPDIHLGVLSQASVTQAWEWAQEFSAKAIHPHFSLLTESNVKKAQQAGYKVYTWTVNDPEDIERMKSYNVDGIMSDYPERL, encoded by the coding sequence ATGGCACAAATCCTTAAAATAGGCCACAGGGGATCAAAAGCCCATGTGCCTGAAAATACACTGGCTTCTTTTCAAAATGCACTTGATATGGGTGTAGATGGCTTAGAGCTTGATGTGCATGTTTGCAGTACGGGCGAACTGGTGGTAATACACGATTTTACGGTAGACAGGACTACAAACGGAACCGGAGAAGTGCACAAAATGACCCTGGCGGAACTGAAAGAACTGAAAGTGGAAGGAGGACATAAAATCCCTACACTGGAAGAAGTGCTGGAACTGGCAGGTAAAAAATGTTTTCTGAATATTGAATTGAAAGGCCGTCATACCGCAGCTCCTGTTTCAGCGCTTATGGAAAAGTATGTAGCCGAAAAAGGTTTTTCCTATAATGACTTTATAGTGTCCAGTTTTCAAAGGGAAGAGCTAATGATAATGTATAATAGTAACCCTGATATTCATTTAGGGGTGCTTTCTCAGGCCAGTGTTACCCAGGCATGGGAGTGGGCGCAGGAGTTTTCGGCAAAAGCCATACATCCGCATTTTTCCCTCCTTACCGAAAGCAATGTGAAAAAAGCACAGCAGGCAGGCTATAAGGTGTATACATGGACAGTAAATGACCCTGAAGATATAGAACGAATGAAATCGTATAATGTAGACGGAATTATGTCCGACTATCCTGAACGTTTATGA